The proteins below come from a single Rariglobus hedericola genomic window:
- a CDS encoding lipid A deacylase LpxR family protein has product MKTSAFVLLAALSALVARAAAPDETVTVPVTHEPLRFGSFTLYTENDKYFAGTDEHYTNGLKFSVLSTDLRSFTDDSVPKPIRGLSRLLGGLITDDLPYKLGLSFGQNIYTPEDTQIATYQPNDRPYAAWLYLGVAFQVYHPPAEVGGRARLDVFEVTGGMVGPSALGPEFQNNFHNLIGVETANGWDNQIHDEPGLNLVYERKYRWSTADARSGWGADFIPHAGLSLGNVFTYANAGFEVRAGYALPADFGSNLIRPSGDSNSLRRPPFNIFVFAASDGRAVARDITLDGNSFRDSASVDKKNFVADLYAGLGIGTTRWQFTYAQAYRTIEFRGQDDRSVFGSISVAFFY; this is encoded by the coding sequence ATGAAAACCTCCGCCTTCGTCCTGCTCGCCGCACTCTCCGCCTTGGTTGCCCGCGCCGCCGCTCCCGACGAAACGGTCACCGTTCCCGTCACCCACGAGCCGCTCCGATTCGGTTCGTTCACGCTCTATACCGAGAACGACAAATACTTCGCCGGCACCGACGAGCACTACACCAACGGCCTCAAGTTCTCCGTGCTGTCCACGGATCTGCGCAGCTTCACCGACGACTCCGTGCCGAAACCCATTCGCGGCCTTTCGCGTCTTCTCGGCGGACTCATCACCGACGACCTGCCCTACAAGCTCGGCCTCTCCTTCGGTCAAAACATCTACACGCCCGAAGACACCCAGATCGCCACCTACCAGCCAAACGACCGTCCCTACGCAGCGTGGCTCTACCTCGGTGTCGCATTTCAAGTTTATCATCCGCCCGCCGAAGTCGGTGGCCGCGCCCGCCTCGATGTATTTGAAGTCACCGGCGGCATGGTCGGTCCCTCCGCGCTCGGCCCGGAGTTTCAGAATAATTTCCATAATCTCATCGGCGTTGAAACCGCCAACGGCTGGGACAACCAGATCCACGACGAACCCGGCCTGAACCTCGTCTACGAACGCAAATACCGCTGGTCCACCGCCGATGCGCGCAGCGGCTGGGGCGCCGACTTTATTCCCCACGCCGGCCTGAGCCTCGGCAATGTATTCACCTACGCCAACGCCGGCTTTGAAGTGCGCGCGGGCTATGCCCTGCCCGCCGATTTCGGCAGCAATCTCATCCGTCCCTCGGGAGATTCTAACAGCCTCCGCCGTCCGCCGTTCAACATCTTCGTCTTCGCCGCCTCCGACGGACGCGCCGTCGCCCGCGACATCACGCTCGATGGAAACTCCTTCCGCGACAGCGCCTCAGTGGACAAAAAGAACTTCGTCGCCGACCTCTACGCCGGCCTCGGTATCGGCACCACGCGCTGGCAATTCACCTACGCGCAGGCCTACCGCACCATCGAGTTCCGCGGCCAGGACGACCGCTCCGTCTTTGGCTCCATCAGCGTCGCCTTCTTCTATTAA
- a CDS encoding sugar isomerase domain-containing protein, translating into MSLADTYFATATATLNRARDQNMPVIRAVAPQIGASIAGGGVLHTFGSGHSELIGREIIGRAGGLMPVTGLIDPGYGFSENVVGYGTRLAERYDNHYHFKAGESIVVISNSGKNASPIEVALYAKKKGVTVIALTSLEMSTTAKTVHPGGKNLHAIADYTLDNLGVTGDAITEVTPGRFAGPTSTLIGATLLNLLTLEVLDWLKTHGHPMPLVTSQNIPGGMEANIELSKQYRTRLSKLIG; encoded by the coding sequence GTGAGTCTCGCCGACACCTACTTCGCCACCGCCACCGCCACCCTCAACCGTGCGCGTGACCAAAACATGCCGGTCATTCGTGCCGTCGCGCCGCAAATCGGAGCGTCCATCGCCGGTGGCGGCGTGCTCCACACGTTCGGCAGCGGGCACTCCGAATTGATCGGTCGCGAGATCATTGGTCGCGCCGGCGGCCTCATGCCCGTCACCGGCCTGATCGACCCGGGCTACGGTTTTTCCGAGAACGTCGTCGGCTACGGCACCCGCCTCGCCGAACGCTACGACAACCACTACCATTTCAAAGCCGGTGAGAGCATCGTCGTCATCTCCAACTCCGGCAAAAACGCGTCGCCCATCGAGGTCGCCCTCTACGCCAAGAAAAAAGGTGTCACCGTGATCGCCCTCACGTCGCTGGAGATGAGCACGACCGCAAAAACCGTCCACCCCGGCGGCAAGAACCTGCACGCCATCGCCGACTACACCTTGGACAACCTCGGCGTCACCGGCGACGCCATCACCGAGGTCACCCCTGGCCGTTTCGCCGGCCCGACGTCCACGCTCATCGGCGCCACCTTGCTCAACTTGCTCACCCTCGAGGTCCTCGACTGGTTAAAAACCCACGGCCACCCGATGCCGCTCGTCACCAGCCAAAACATTCCCGGCGGCATGGAGGCCAACATCGAGCTCTCCAAACAATACCGCACCCGCCTCAGCAAGTTGATCGGATAA
- a CDS encoding N-acetylglucosamine kinase, translating into MKIGVDGGGTKTDLILIDDRGDIVARRVTTGCNPNSNGPENARITLEEALGTLAAHHPVSHTLLCMAGAPAFWRETAEALNAGGLFGEVSALDDSRPVLEIATGGRPGLVLHGGTGSFIAAQAPDGSLHYAGGTGWRFGDPGSGYDLGRRTISKALLELQGWQLSTSLSTLVRDHTGLVHSAAITRHFYKHPEPNRQISSLAPGLLRLAEEGDHAAHQVVAESVTALLQLAEMVTTKLFAGWHLDTLRAGVSGPILTHPAVRPILATRSSLNLRPLDELPIEGVRRLLIRLPSS; encoded by the coding sequence ATGAAAATCGGCGTTGATGGCGGAGGCACCAAGACCGACCTCATCTTGATAGACGACCGCGGTGACATAGTCGCGCGTCGCGTGACCACCGGTTGCAACCCCAACAGCAACGGCCCCGAGAACGCGCGCATCACCCTCGAGGAAGCGCTCGGCACGCTCGCCGCGCATCACCCCGTCTCCCATACGTTGCTCTGCATGGCCGGTGCGCCCGCCTTCTGGCGCGAGACCGCCGAGGCACTCAATGCCGGCGGCCTCTTCGGCGAAGTCTCCGCACTCGACGATTCGCGTCCCGTGCTCGAAATCGCCACCGGCGGCCGTCCCGGTCTCGTTCTCCACGGCGGCACCGGTTCGTTCATCGCCGCCCAAGCCCCCGACGGCTCCCTGCATTATGCGGGCGGCACCGGCTGGCGCTTTGGTGATCCCGGCAGCGGCTACGATCTCGGTCGCCGCACCATCAGCAAAGCCCTCCTTGAGCTCCAAGGCTGGCAGCTCTCCACCAGTCTCTCGACGCTGGTGCGCGATCACACCGGCCTCGTTCACTCCGCCGCCATCACGCGTCACTTCTACAAACACCCCGAGCCCAACCGCCAGATTTCCAGCCTCGCCCCCGGCCTCCTGCGCCTCGCCGAGGAAGGCGACCACGCCGCGCATCAGGTCGTCGCCGAATCCGTCACCGCGCTCCTGCAACTCGCCGAGATGGTCACCACCAAACTCTTCGCCGGCTGGCACCTCGACACGTTGCGCGCCGGAGTGAGCGGTCCCATCCTCACGCATCCCGCCGTGCGCCCCATCCTGGCCACCCGCAGCTCCCTCAACCTTCGCCCGTTGGACGAACTCCCGATCGAGGGCGTCCGGCGCCTGCTCATTCGCCTGCCCTCGTCTTAA
- a CDS encoding xylose operon transcription regulator XylR: protein MAKAPFRVQVVAEETQGYFRDTVLGARRYGFSTGRMVFADRWLDHELAGDLKKLVKRDGVQGIVAAIHTEATERRFASLGIPVVNVSNSIPRPRLPMVSQDDVAVGRLAAEHLRACGCRALGFWGQPGSGYSDERLTGFRAAAREAGLVLSIDGCADRAPETYACMKAWLAKQARPLGLFAVLDSYALSLMRAAKELGWRVPEDVAVLGAGDEDFLVEFESVPLSSVRLPARQIGHEAAALLDRMMTRATRAAKGVRLPGAEIVPRRSTDVIYAEDEAVGRAVRFIREQAEKNPYVGDVAKAAGVSVVALQTRFRAALGRTVLEEIQRVRVGRAQALLANSDLAMSVVAERCGFPNSQRFSVLFRQIAGVSPGVYRRQFSKR, encoded by the coding sequence ATGGCAAAAGCTCCGTTTCGCGTGCAGGTGGTGGCGGAGGAGACGCAGGGGTATTTCCGCGACACGGTGCTCGGGGCGCGGCGTTACGGGTTTTCAACGGGGCGCATGGTGTTTGCCGATCGCTGGCTGGACCATGAACTGGCGGGTGATTTGAAGAAGCTGGTGAAGCGTGACGGCGTGCAGGGGATTGTGGCGGCGATCCACACAGAAGCCACGGAGCGGAGGTTTGCGTCGCTGGGTATTCCGGTCGTCAACGTATCGAATTCCATTCCGCGTCCGCGGTTGCCGATGGTGTCGCAGGATGATGTTGCGGTGGGTCGGCTGGCTGCGGAACACCTGCGCGCCTGCGGCTGCCGTGCGCTGGGCTTTTGGGGACAACCGGGCTCGGGTTACTCGGATGAGCGGTTGACGGGATTTCGTGCGGCGGCGAGGGAAGCGGGGCTGGTGTTGAGCATCGATGGATGTGCTGATCGCGCCCCGGAAACGTATGCGTGCATGAAGGCCTGGCTCGCCAAGCAGGCGCGGCCGCTGGGGTTGTTTGCGGTGCTCGATTCGTATGCGTTGTCGCTCATGCGCGCGGCGAAGGAGCTGGGCTGGCGCGTGCCGGAGGACGTGGCGGTGCTGGGTGCGGGCGATGAGGATTTCTTGGTGGAGTTTGAGAGCGTGCCGTTGTCGAGCGTGCGGCTGCCCGCGCGACAGATCGGGCACGAAGCGGCGGCGTTGCTCGATCGTATGATGACGCGCGCCACGCGGGCGGCGAAGGGCGTGCGTTTGCCGGGTGCGGAGATCGTTCCACGGAGGTCGACGGATGTGATTTATGCGGAGGACGAAGCGGTGGGAAGAGCCGTGAGATTCATCCGCGAGCAGGCGGAGAAAAATCCTTATGTGGGCGACGTGGCGAAGGCCGCGGGTGTGTCAGTCGTGGCGTTGCAGACGCGGTTCCGCGCGGCGCTGGGGCGCACGGTGCTCGAGGAAATCCAACGCGTGCGGGTGGGGCGGGCGCAGGCGTTGCTGGCCAATTCGGATCTCGCGATGTCGGTGGTGGCGGAGCGTTGCGGGTTTCCAAATTCGCAACGGTTTAGCGTGCTGTTCAGGCAGATCGCGGGAGTGTCGCCGGGAGTTTACCGGCGGCAGTTCAGCAAGCGGTGA
- a CDS encoding ATP-binding protein, whose protein sequence is MNSRPDSPVPLSPHWKGMFVGVVVLVATIVVSAVLHFRAMHALQAEVQDKLMRTAMAIAAQIDGDAHRTFTETAQESTPAYAAALKPLADALYWKQDGRPLRTDYRYIYTCIMKENGDIFFVLDPTPPGQLRPDGVEEKSHIMQPYPGASKELLLTLRTGQPQADREPYSDQWGTFVSGYAPFYDSAGKQVGAVGVDWQAETYAARLSGIRRAWYLQMFLCLVSGFLSGVGTGMALVRRERAEAARRHAIEEERRNRERWQIMVETLPKPAVHLQGDVFWINEPLLKSLGYRRDELASLDAWFTRLFGERATEARANYEADREGGFLRSRELNLRTAGGEMRCYEVASHAYKPGEVWLLEDITERKAFQTSLIAAREEAEAAVQAKSAFLATVSHEIRTPMNGVIGMTNLLLESPLESHQREMAETIRNSGEALVVVINDILDYSKIEAGGMEIESEPFDLRACVEDCLDLFAGLATEKRLQLLYTLPWDAPGIIHGDRLRVRQVLCNLIGNAIKFTERGEIEVRVEFAEGASKKSGERTTLRFLVRDTGIGIRPDRMNRLFRDFSQADVSTARKYGGTGLGLAISRRLVELMGGVISVESTPGEGATFFFTLPALIEPLEYSDADVEAPGSLRGAQALVVSAGAGIDEQIIEPLRRAGVQCVVVATIAQARERLKTDATAEAGSRLGDWNLVLIDAALESGDVAQALCSEVNALAVAQALKTQAVVVSTLLTVVREPARETGVARWSDRPLRAPALWRMLAELIDPKAPAEVSAPARTEPRPVASAAALAQEKPLRILVAEDNQVNRLVARRLFERFGYGIDMVANGHEALRAVQDRIYDVIFIDVQMPELNGYQVTAHIRESLPAERVPWIVALTANARDEDREECLRRGMNDYVSKPINVVDLERALRAVRKK, encoded by the coding sequence ATGAATTCCCGTCCTGATTCGCCCGTGCCCTTGTCACCTCATTGGAAAGGCATGTTTGTCGGCGTTGTTGTGCTCGTCGCCACGATCGTGGTGTCAGCCGTGCTGCATTTTCGTGCGATGCACGCGTTGCAGGCGGAGGTGCAGGACAAGCTCATGCGCACCGCCATGGCGATCGCGGCGCAGATCGACGGCGACGCCCATCGCACGTTCACCGAGACGGCGCAGGAGTCGACGCCGGCCTATGCGGCCGCGCTGAAGCCGCTGGCGGATGCGTTGTATTGGAAGCAGGACGGCCGGCCGCTACGCACGGATTACCGCTACATCTACACCTGCATCATGAAGGAGAACGGAGACATTTTCTTCGTGCTCGATCCGACGCCGCCGGGGCAGTTGCGTCCTGATGGCGTCGAGGAGAAGTCCCACATCATGCAGCCCTATCCGGGGGCGAGCAAAGAGCTGCTCCTGACGTTGCGCACGGGACAGCCGCAGGCGGATCGCGAACCGTATAGCGACCAGTGGGGCACGTTTGTGAGTGGTTATGCGCCGTTCTACGATTCGGCGGGGAAACAAGTGGGGGCGGTGGGTGTGGACTGGCAGGCGGAGACTTATGCGGCGCGACTTTCGGGTATCCGGCGCGCGTGGTATCTGCAGATGTTTTTATGCTTGGTGAGTGGCTTTCTTTCGGGCGTGGGCACGGGCATGGCGCTGGTGCGGCGCGAGCGGGCCGAGGCGGCGCGTCGTCACGCGATCGAGGAAGAGCGTCGTAATCGCGAGCGCTGGCAGATCATGGTGGAAACCTTGCCCAAGCCGGCGGTGCATCTTCAAGGCGATGTGTTTTGGATCAACGAGCCGCTGCTCAAATCACTCGGCTACCGTCGTGACGAACTCGCCTCGCTCGATGCCTGGTTTACGCGGTTGTTTGGTGAGCGCGCGACGGAAGCGCGGGCGAACTATGAGGCGGATCGCGAGGGCGGTTTTTTGCGTTCGCGCGAACTTAACCTGCGCACGGCCGGTGGAGAGATGCGTTGCTACGAAGTCGCCTCGCACGCCTACAAGCCGGGCGAAGTGTGGCTGTTGGAAGACATCACCGAGCGGAAGGCATTTCAGACCAGCCTGATCGCGGCACGTGAAGAAGCCGAGGCGGCGGTGCAGGCGAAGAGCGCGTTTCTCGCGACGGTCAGCCATGAAATTCGCACGCCTATGAACGGCGTGATCGGCATGACCAACCTGTTGCTGGAATCTCCCTTGGAATCGCATCAACGCGAGATGGCCGAGACGATCCGCAACTCCGGCGAAGCACTCGTGGTGGTGATCAACGACATCCTGGATTATTCGAAGATCGAAGCCGGCGGCATGGAGATCGAAAGCGAACCCTTCGACCTGCGGGCCTGCGTGGAGGACTGCCTCGATCTGTTCGCGGGGCTCGCGACGGAGAAGCGACTGCAGCTGTTGTATACGTTGCCCTGGGACGCGCCCGGAATCATTCACGGCGACCGTCTGCGGGTGCGGCAGGTGCTCTGCAATCTGATTGGCAACGCGATCAAGTTCACCGAGCGCGGAGAGATCGAAGTGCGCGTGGAGTTCGCGGAAGGCGCATCGAAAAAATCCGGCGAGCGCACGACGTTGCGGTTCTTGGTGCGTGATACCGGCATCGGCATCCGCCCGGATCGTATGAACCGTTTATTCCGCGATTTCAGCCAGGCGGATGTTTCCACGGCGCGCAAATACGGCGGCACGGGGCTGGGGCTGGCGATCTCACGCCGGCTGGTCGAGTTGATGGGCGGCGTGATCTCGGTCGAGAGCACACCGGGCGAAGGCGCGACGTTCTTTTTCACTCTGCCTGCGCTCATCGAGCCGTTGGAATATAGCGACGCGGATGTAGAAGCACCGGGGAGCTTGCGGGGCGCGCAGGCGCTCGTGGTCAGTGCAGGCGCCGGCATTGATGAGCAGATCATCGAACCCCTGCGTCGCGCGGGTGTGCAATGTGTGGTGGTTGCGACGATCGCCCAGGCTCGGGAGCGGTTAAAAACCGATGCGACGGCGGAGGCGGGATCGCGGTTGGGTGACTGGAATCTCGTGCTCATCGATGCCGCGCTGGAGTCGGGTGACGTTGCGCAGGCATTGTGCAGCGAAGTGAACGCGTTGGCGGTCGCGCAGGCGTTGAAGACGCAGGCGGTGGTCGTATCGACATTGTTGACGGTGGTGCGTGAACCGGCGCGTGAAACGGGCGTGGCGCGCTGGTCCGACCGGCCGTTGAGGGCACCCGCTTTGTGGCGGATGCTGGCGGAGTTGATCGACCCGAAGGCACCGGCGGAAGTCTCGGCGCCGGCGAGAACGGAGCCGCGGCCGGTCGCGTCGGCGGCTGCACTGGCGCAAGAAAAGCCGCTGCGCATTCTCGTGGCGGAGGATAATCAAGTGAACCGCCTGGTCGCGCGCCGGTTGTTCGAGCGATTCGGTTATGGGATCGATATGGTCGCGAATGGACATGAAGCGCTGCGCGCCGTGCAGGACCGGATCTATGATGTCATTTTTATCGATGTGCAGATGCCCGAGTTGAACGGGTATCAAGTCACGGCGCACATTCGCGAAAGCCTGCCGGCGGAGCGCGTGCCGTGGATTGTGGCGCTGACGGCCAACGCACGCGACGAAGACCGCGAGGAGTGTCTGCGCAGGGGCATGAACGATTATGTTTCGAAGCCGATCAACGTCGTGGATCTTGAGCGGGCCTTGCGGGCCGTGCGTAAAAAGTAA
- a CDS encoding glycoside hydrolase family 2 protein, whose product MPTLNLAKSRWQFRDTTAKTWLPATVPGCVHTDLRRAKQIADPFYGTNELGLQWIEERDWEYRATFSISEKLLAEDEIELVADGLDTVATVYLNGKKIAATDNMFIGHRWSVKPRLHAGINELRFVFSSAMKYIRETRSDFTPPWEFNDPVGNCVRIRKQQCQFGWDWGPRFVTAGIWRGIRLEARSVNRLAHVRVAQVHTHNGSRVSLTLSPELARADEAVTYSVAFSLNGQTVAHTTGAYADELGFEVPDPQLWWPAGQGAQPLYDLTVIARDSAGNELGTITQRLGLRTIVLDRHADQWGESFQFLINGRAVFIKGANWIPVNSFVADLTRADYTRDLRAAVLANMNCMRLWGGGIYESEDFYDLCDELGLLVWHDFMFACTLYPGDPAFLASVRAEADYQVKRIRHHACLALWCGNNELFQLNEKALRENPAFRKAYDDVFHGVLPAALADHDDATPYWPTSQWRGDWQYDNSHETGEKRGDTHYWDVWHARKPVKEYEKWSLRFCSEFGMQSYSSPETQATFAPAGANVFDAVMENHQKNRGGNQVILDYVSRRYRFPKSQDDLIYLSQLNQAYCMSTGVEHYRRLMPRCMGAIYWQLNDCWPVASWSSIEYTGKWKALHHIARRFNAPALVSAHVPGDEGVIVGNYRTTTVREVHLYTVYDAPTPAKGLLRWDLFTLDGDIVLTGKKKVSLRHGASISQKTLDLAKPMATHGREQLYVRMALDIDGATVSEETVFLAPPRFVDLPRPKKTAATIKLLTPTKALISFTSPVFQHRFAFDLPGLTHTSSDNYFELYPREKKEVVIEFTQPVTKAALTKKLRFHSLVDTYA is encoded by the coding sequence ATGCCTACCCTCAACCTCGCCAAATCCCGCTGGCAGTTCCGCGACACCACCGCCAAGACCTGGCTTCCCGCCACCGTTCCCGGCTGCGTCCACACCGACCTCCGTCGCGCCAAACAGATTGCCGATCCGTTTTACGGCACGAACGAGCTCGGCCTCCAATGGATCGAAGAGCGTGACTGGGAATACCGCGCCACTTTCAGCATTTCTGAAAAACTTCTCGCCGAGGACGAAATCGAACTCGTTGCCGACGGCCTCGACACCGTCGCGACCGTTTATCTCAACGGCAAAAAAATCGCCGCTACCGACAACATGTTCATCGGGCACCGCTGGTCGGTGAAGCCCCGTCTGCACGCCGGCATCAACGAGCTGCGCTTCGTCTTTAGCAGTGCGATGAAATACATCCGCGAGACCCGCTCCGACTTCACGCCGCCGTGGGAGTTCAATGATCCCGTCGGCAACTGCGTGCGCATCCGTAAACAACAATGCCAGTTCGGCTGGGACTGGGGTCCTCGTTTCGTCACTGCCGGCATCTGGCGCGGCATCCGTCTCGAAGCCCGCAGCGTCAACCGCCTCGCCCACGTGCGTGTCGCCCAAGTCCACACGCACAACGGCAGCCGCGTTTCCCTCACCCTCTCACCGGAACTCGCCCGCGCCGACGAAGCCGTCACCTATTCGGTCGCCTTCTCGCTCAACGGCCAGACCGTCGCCCACACCACCGGCGCCTATGCCGACGAACTCGGCTTCGAAGTTCCCGATCCGCAACTCTGGTGGCCCGCCGGCCAGGGCGCACAACCGCTCTACGACCTCACCGTCATCGCCCGCGACTCCGCCGGCAACGAGCTCGGCACGATCACCCAGCGTCTCGGCTTGCGCACAATCGTCCTCGACCGCCACGCCGATCAGTGGGGCGAATCCTTCCAGTTTCTCATCAACGGGCGCGCCGTCTTCATCAAGGGCGCCAACTGGATTCCGGTGAACAGCTTCGTCGCCGATCTCACGCGTGCCGACTACACCCGCGATCTGCGCGCCGCCGTCCTCGCCAACATGAACTGCATGCGCCTCTGGGGTGGCGGCATCTACGAGAGCGAAGATTTCTACGATCTCTGTGATGAACTCGGTCTGCTCGTGTGGCACGACTTTATGTTCGCCTGCACGCTCTACCCGGGCGATCCCGCGTTCCTCGCCAGCGTTCGTGCCGAGGCCGATTATCAGGTCAAACGCATCCGCCACCACGCGTGTCTCGCGCTGTGGTGCGGCAACAACGAGCTCTTCCAGCTCAACGAAAAGGCCCTCCGTGAAAACCCCGCGTTTCGCAAAGCCTACGACGACGTTTTCCACGGCGTTCTTCCCGCCGCGCTCGCCGATCACGATGACGCCACGCCTTACTGGCCGACCTCCCAGTGGCGCGGCGACTGGCAATACGATAACAGCCACGAGACGGGCGAAAAACGCGGTGATACCCATTACTGGGACGTCTGGCACGCCCGCAAACCCGTCAAGGAATACGAGAAGTGGTCGCTCCGCTTCTGCTCCGAATTCGGCATGCAGAGCTACTCCTCACCCGAGACGCAGGCCACCTTCGCACCCGCCGGCGCCAACGTCTTCGACGCCGTCATGGAGAACCACCAGAAGAACCGCGGCGGCAACCAGGTCATCCTCGATTACGTTTCACGCCGCTACCGCTTCCCGAAATCCCAGGACGATCTGATCTATCTCTCGCAGCTCAATCAGGCCTACTGCATGAGCACCGGCGTCGAGCATTACCGCCGCCTGATGCCGCGCTGCATGGGCGCGATCTACTGGCAGCTCAACGACTGCTGGCCCGTCGCCTCGTGGTCCTCGATCGAATACACCGGCAAGTGGAAGGCTCTCCACCACATCGCCCGTCGCTTCAACGCACCCGCACTCGTGTCCGCGCATGTCCCTGGTGACGAGGGCGTCATCGTCGGCAACTACCGCACCACCACCGTGCGTGAGGTTCATCTCTACACCGTTTACGACGCGCCCACGCCCGCCAAGGGTCTCCTGCGCTGGGATCTCTTCACGCTCGACGGCGACATCGTTCTCACTGGAAAAAAGAAGGTCTCCCTCCGCCACGGTGCGAGCATTTCCCAAAAGACGCTCGACCTGGCCAAGCCCATGGCCACCCACGGTCGCGAACAGCTCTACGTGCGCATGGCTCTCGACATCGATGGCGCCACTGTGAGCGAAGAGACCGTCTTCTTGGCGCCGCCGCGTTTCGTCGACCTCCCGCGCCCCAAGAAAACCGCCGCCACCATCAAGCTGCTCACACCCACCAAGGCCTTGATCAGCTTCACCTCGCCGGTCTTCCAACATCGTTTCGCGTTCGATCTGCCGGGCCTCACGCACACCTCAAGCGACAACTACTTCGAGCTCTACCCGCGCGAGAAAAAGGAAGTCGTCATCGAGTTCACCCAGCCGGTCACCAAGGCCGCTCTCACCAAAAAGCTCCGCTTCCACTCCCTCGTCGATACCTACGCCTGA
- a CDS encoding universal stress protein — protein sequence MKTILTPVDFSAATHGVLAAAVELARATDGQVVLLHSVQYPVVTTDYGLTADVMRETIEISQNAATKQIAHLEKLVSAKGVPVSSRMASGFAAGNILDEAKKLRAAYIVLGSHGHTAFYDLLVGSTTNAVLKKATCPVVVVPVVRAKKKKSVKKR from the coding sequence ATGAAAACGATCCTTACCCCGGTTGATTTTTCGGCGGCGACTCATGGCGTGTTGGCGGCGGCCGTTGAACTGGCCCGAGCCACCGATGGACAAGTGGTTTTGCTTCATTCCGTTCAATATCCGGTGGTGACCACCGATTACGGACTGACGGCGGATGTCATGCGGGAAACCATTGAGATCAGCCAAAATGCGGCGACCAAGCAGATCGCCCATCTGGAGAAATTGGTTTCGGCCAAGGGCGTCCCAGTTTCTTCGCGAATGGCGAGCGGGTTTGCGGCGGGTAATATCTTGGATGAGGCTAAAAAATTGCGCGCGGCTTACATCGTCCTCGGTTCGCATGGGCATACGGCGTTTTACGATTTGCTGGTGGGTAGCACGACCAATGCGGTTTTGAAAAAAGCAACCTGCCCGGTCGTCGTGGTGCCGGTGGTGCGGGCAAAAAAGAAGAAGAGCGTGAAAAAGCGGTAA
- a CDS encoding PEP-CTERM sorting domain-containing protein yields the protein MKKILGGIILMIAGSLASHAQVISNFDSLGGVNYGGVWVPNVTFNAGIASVGSPSLADGNFEFADISAGVISINTGLVLNYTARVDANNLSNSFLVRFADSEGNYSVEAIILTNSWTVGQFVTGTAALVSAGPGNLSDTAFFTITGDGASTAFRMSFDSLSISAVPEPSTYAAIAGVAALGFCAVRRRRKA from the coding sequence ATGAAAAAAATCCTTGGCGGTATCATTTTAATGATTGCAGGCTCACTGGCTTCGCATGCGCAGGTTATAAGTAATTTCGATAGTCTTGGCGGCGTTAACTATGGAGGTGTTTGGGTTCCTAATGTAACCTTTAATGCTGGCATTGCTTCGGTTGGCTCTCCTTCGTTGGCTGACGGAAACTTTGAATTTGCTGATATATCTGCTGGGGTTATATCTATAAATACGGGTCTGGTTTTGAATTATACTGCCCGAGTAGATGCTAATAATTTATCTAATTCGTTTTTGGTGCGTTTTGCGGATTCAGAAGGCAATTACTCGGTTGAGGCAATTATCCTGACTAATTCGTGGACTGTTGGTCAATTCGTGACAGGAACTGCTGCTCTTGTAAGTGCAGGTCCTGGTAATCTCTCAGACACGGCGTTTTTTACGATCACTGGAGATGGTGCCTCCACTGCATTCCGGATGAGCTTTGATAGTTTATCCATCTCCGCCGTTCCCGAGCCGTCGACCTATGCGGCTATCGCTGGTGTCGCGGCTCTTGGTTTTTGTGCCGTGCGCCGCCGTCGCAAGGCCTGA